In one window of Jatrophihabitans endophyticus DNA:
- a CDS encoding SIS domain-containing protein, whose translation MSPFDEALLDEPAQLRRHDESRLLWALATAGAQVRRAIETVGEFGVDRLAGAGPPRALLIAVDGAPGAARLLGRLSGSRAPALSWDGVELPRWAGATDALLVGSADGRHPRLAELAAQGVQRGLSMAVVAPPGSRVAVAAGRAPVAELPRDLHPRAARWSVLVPLLQALDVLGAASVPQAVLVEIAEALDGQAEACRPDGDAFTNPAKALAAELAQSVPLIAGAGAVAGVAARVVADTLQQLAGSPAVSVTLPDGVGRAGALLRGAGSGSAASADDLFRDRVDEPVALRPRLLVVGDDGAADDPLLGERSDAQIQLDEVAARRAAAALHELAGRLGLRSSRVDVPGGDPVARFAAAVAFGDFTAAYLALGHGLDPGARGPAELAH comes from the coding sequence GTGAGCCCCTTCGACGAGGCCCTGCTCGACGAGCCCGCGCAGCTGCGCCGGCACGACGAGAGCCGGCTGCTCTGGGCGCTGGCGACGGCCGGTGCGCAGGTGCGCCGCGCGATCGAGACCGTGGGCGAGTTCGGCGTGGACCGCCTCGCCGGCGCCGGGCCGCCGCGCGCCCTGCTCATCGCGGTCGACGGCGCGCCCGGCGCGGCCCGATTGCTCGGGCGGCTCAGCGGCAGTCGCGCCCCGGCGCTGAGCTGGGACGGCGTGGAGCTGCCCCGCTGGGCCGGCGCCACCGACGCGCTGCTCGTCGGGTCGGCCGACGGCCGACACCCCCGCCTCGCCGAGCTCGCCGCGCAGGGCGTGCAACGCGGCCTGTCGATGGCCGTCGTCGCGCCACCGGGGAGTCGGGTCGCCGTGGCGGCCGGGCGCGCGCCGGTGGCCGAGCTGCCCCGCGACCTGCACCCGCGCGCCGCCCGGTGGTCGGTACTGGTGCCGCTGCTGCAGGCGCTGGACGTCCTCGGGGCCGCGAGCGTGCCGCAGGCCGTCCTGGTCGAGATCGCCGAGGCGCTCGACGGGCAGGCCGAGGCGTGCCGCCCCGACGGGGACGCCTTCACCAACCCCGCCAAGGCGCTCGCCGCCGAGCTCGCGCAGTCCGTGCCCCTGATCGCCGGGGCGGGAGCCGTCGCGGGCGTGGCCGCGCGCGTCGTCGCCGACACGCTGCAACAGCTCGCCGGCAGCCCCGCGGTGTCGGTGACGTTGCCCGACGGCGTCGGGCGCGCCGGTGCCCTGCTGCGCGGCGCCGGGAGCGGCAGCGCCGCGAGCGCCGACGACCTGTTCCGAGACCGCGTCGACGAGCCGGTGGCACTCCGGCCCCGCCTGCTCGTGGTCGGTGACGACGGCGCGGCCGACGACCCGCTGCTCGGCGAGCGGTCCGACGCCCAGATCCAGCTCGACGAGGTCGCGGCCCGGCGCGCCGCGGCCGCCCTGCACGAGCTCGCCGGCCGGCTCGGCCTGCGCTCGTCCCGCGTCGACGTGCCCGGCGGCGACCCGGTCGCCCGCTTCGCCGCGGCGGTCGCGTTCGGCGACTTCACCGCCGCCTACCTCGCCCTCGGCCACGGCCTCGACCCCGGTGCCCGCGGCCCGGCCGAGCTGGCCCACTGA
- a CDS encoding Trm112 family protein, with protein MALDADLLGLLACPSDDHAPLREDTRDGADVLVCTSCASSFPVDDGIPVLLLDEATPGPNGIGVPAPGPAAGPAADG; from the coding sequence ATGGCTCTCGACGCCGACCTCCTCGGTCTGCTCGCCTGCCCGAGCGACGACCACGCGCCGCTGCGCGAGGACACCCGCGACGGCGCCGACGTGCTCGTGTGCACCTCCTGCGCGTCGAGCTTCCCCGTCGACGACGGCATCCCGGTGCTGCTGCTCGACGAGGCCACGCCCGGGCCGAACGGCATCGGCGTGCCGGCGCCCGGCCCGGCAGCAGGCCCGGCAGCGGACGGCTGA
- a CDS encoding phosphomannomutase/phosphoglucomutase yields MDLSALVKAYDVRGIVPDQLDESIARAIGAAFVDVVGAERIVTSHDMRESGPGLARAFAEGAMLRGASVVEGGLASTDMLYFASGHLGLPGAMFTASHNPAQYNGIKMCRANAVAIGQDSGLADIRDLAGRYLDEGIPETGATTAESEQVDLLTAYAEHLRGLVDLSGIRPLTVVVDAGNGMGGYTAPAVLGDSVLPALPLTIVPLYFELDGSFPNHEANPLEPSNIVDLQQRVVAERADIGIAFDGDADRCFVVDAAGEPVSPSAITALVATRELAKSPGSPVIHNLITSHAVPEIVREHGGEPIRTRVGHSFIKGEMAKAGAVFGGEHSAHYYFRDFWFADTGMLAAMHVLAALGEQDRSLADLTAEFSRYVASGEINSTVDDQAGRVEAVRAAFAERAASIDELDGLTVELPDGTWFNVRASNTEPLLRLNVEGPTHDAMATVRDEALAAIRG; encoded by the coding sequence GTCCCCGATCAGCTCGACGAGTCGATCGCGCGCGCCATCGGCGCGGCGTTCGTCGACGTCGTCGGCGCCGAGCGGATCGTGACGTCGCACGACATGCGCGAATCCGGCCCCGGGCTGGCCCGGGCGTTCGCCGAGGGCGCCATGCTGCGCGGCGCCTCGGTCGTCGAGGGCGGGCTCGCGTCCACGGACATGCTCTACTTCGCCTCCGGGCACCTCGGGCTGCCGGGCGCGATGTTCACCGCGAGCCACAACCCGGCGCAGTACAACGGCATCAAGATGTGCCGGGCGAACGCCGTCGCGATCGGGCAGGACAGCGGCCTCGCCGACATCCGCGACCTCGCCGGCCGCTACCTCGACGAGGGCATCCCCGAGACCGGGGCGACCACCGCCGAGAGCGAGCAGGTCGACCTCCTCACCGCCTACGCCGAGCACCTGCGTGGCCTGGTCGACCTGTCGGGCATCCGCCCGCTCACCGTCGTCGTCGACGCCGGCAACGGCATGGGCGGCTACACCGCGCCCGCCGTCCTCGGCGACAGCGTGCTGCCCGCGTTGCCGCTCACGATCGTCCCGCTGTACTTCGAGCTGGACGGCTCGTTCCCCAATCACGAGGCCAACCCGCTGGAGCCGTCGAACATCGTCGACCTGCAGCAGCGCGTCGTCGCCGAGCGCGCCGACATCGGCATCGCCTTCGACGGCGACGCCGACCGCTGCTTCGTCGTCGACGCCGCCGGCGAACCCGTCTCGCCGAGTGCCATCACCGCGCTGGTCGCGACCCGGGAGCTCGCCAAGTCGCCGGGCAGCCCGGTGATCCACAACCTGATCACCTCGCACGCCGTCCCCGAGATCGTCCGCGAGCACGGCGGCGAGCCGATCCGCACCCGGGTGGGGCACTCGTTCATCAAGGGCGAGATGGCCAAGGCCGGCGCCGTCTTCGGCGGCGAGCACTCCGCGCACTACTACTTCCGCGACTTCTGGTTCGCCGACACCGGCATGCTGGCTGCGATGCACGTCCTCGCCGCGCTCGGCGAGCAGGACCGCTCGCTCGCCGACCTCACCGCCGAGTTCTCCCGCTACGTCGCGTCGGGGGAGATCAACTCGACGGTGGACGACCAGGCCGGCCGGGTCGAGGCGGTGCGCGCGGCCTTCGCCGAGCGCGCGGCCAGCATCGACGAGCTCGACGGCCTCACCGTCGAACTGCCCGACGGCACGTGGTTCAACGTGCGCGCGTCCAACACCGAGCCGCTGCTGCGGCTGAACGTCGAGGGGCCGACGCACGACGCCATGGCCACGGTGCGCGACGAGGCCCTCGCCGCGATCCGGGGTTAG
- a CDS encoding cation diffusion facilitator family transporter, with product MSASGGSKAIVAALGANLGIAVIKFVAFAITGSSSMLAEGVHSVVDSGNQGLLLRGKQQARRRADAEHPFGYGRDRYVYGFLVALMLFSAGGLFAIYEGVEKIRHPHELESPLVAVIVLLAAIALESFSLRTAIKESTHLKGDDSWFGFIRHAKNPELPVVLLEDVAALTGLVLALLGVGIATAADEPVWDGIGTCAIGVLLVTVAVILVIETKSLLLGESAAPVQVRAIEQSLVGDPGSGVERVIHLRTMHLGPDELLVGAKLAMPAGAGLPDVAAAIDAAEERVRAAVPSARVIYLEPDLDRSAVAP from the coding sequence ATGAGTGCGTCAGGCGGATCGAAGGCCATCGTCGCGGCGCTGGGGGCCAACCTCGGCATCGCCGTCATCAAGTTCGTCGCGTTCGCGATCACCGGGTCGTCGTCGATGCTCGCCGAGGGCGTGCACTCGGTGGTCGACTCGGGCAACCAGGGGCTGCTGCTGCGCGGCAAGCAGCAGGCACGTCGTCGCGCCGACGCCGAGCACCCGTTCGGCTACGGGCGCGACCGCTACGTCTACGGCTTCCTCGTCGCCCTCATGCTCTTCTCCGCCGGCGGCCTGTTCGCGATCTACGAGGGCGTGGAGAAGATCCGGCACCCGCACGAGTTGGAGTCGCCGCTGGTCGCGGTGATCGTCCTGCTCGCCGCGATCGCGCTGGAGTCGTTCTCGCTGCGCACGGCGATCAAGGAGTCCACGCACCTCAAGGGCGACGACAGCTGGTTCGGCTTCATCCGGCACGCCAAGAACCCGGAGCTGCCGGTCGTCCTGCTCGAGGACGTCGCGGCGCTCACCGGTCTCGTGCTCGCCCTGCTGGGCGTCGGCATCGCCACCGCCGCCGACGAACCGGTGTGGGACGGCATCGGCACGTGCGCGATCGGCGTGCTGCTGGTCACCGTGGCGGTGATCCTGGTGATCGAGACCAAGAGCCTGCTGCTGGGGGAGTCCGCGGCCCCGGTGCAGGTGCGCGCCATCGAGCAGTCCCTCGTCGGCGACCCCGGCAGCGGCGTCGAGCGGGTGATCCACCTGCGCACCATGCACCTGGGGCCCGACGAGCTGCTCGTCGGCGCCAAGCTCGCCATGCCCGCGGGCGCGGGCCTGCCCGACGTCGCCGCCGCGATCGACGCCGCCGAGGAGCGGGTGCGCGCGGCCGTCCCGTCGGCCCGGGTGATCTACCTCGAACCGGACCTCGACCGCTCGGCGGTGGCGCCGTGA